Proteins co-encoded in one Ananas comosus cultivar F153 linkage group 15, ASM154086v1, whole genome shotgun sequence genomic window:
- the LOC109721069 gene encoding classical arabinogalactan protein 9-like yields MRTLPRSQLPRSCGATQERSHHVRTVSAPRPLARPPTNARTSSTSCTRLWHPPLLLLPSLRPTVVAPAGRSTSAPPIRPASSPRPADTPPPPINAPHSTAATDTTNTAPLPLPAPPPTSQPEEEKPRIAVATHPVTIKEEPLHANEVGGAAKDGQEPVLARAILDVFEECLKELRPSGDSGPSADESDLLRRWKVQRLAEMDAMARRMRLVLEDSAGR; encoded by the coding sequence ATGCGCACCCTACCACGCTCGCAGCTTCCGAGAAGCTGCGGCGCGACGCAAGAGAGATCGCACCATGTCCGCACGGTCTCCGCGCCACGACCTCTCGCTCGCCCCCCAACGAACGCGCGAACCTCCTCCACCTCGTGCACCCGCCTCTGGcacccccctctcctcctcctcccttctcTCCGCCCGACCGTCGTCGCCCCGGCAGGGCGGTCAACAAGCGCCCCGCCAATCCGCCCTGCCTCCTCTCCGCGCCCCGCCGACACCCCTCCCCCTCCCATCAATGCTCCGCACTCCACCGCGGCAACAGATACCACCAACACcgcccctctccctctccccgcCCCTCCTCCCACCTCCCAACCCGAAGAAGAGAAGCCCCGCATTGCGGTCGCCACCCATCCCGTCACCATAAAGGAGGAGCCTTTACATGCGAACGAAGTTGGCGGAGCCGCCAAGGACGGGCAAGAACCTGTTTTGGCTAGGGCCATCCTCGACGTGTTTGAGGAGTGCCTGAAAGAGCTCCGGCCGAGCGGGGATTCGGGGCCGAGCGCCGACGAGAGCGACCTGCTGAGGAGGTGGAAGGTGCAGCGGCTCGCTGAGATGGATGCGATGGCCCGACGTATGAGATTGGTTCTCGAGGATTCTGCGGGGCGTTGA
- the LOC109721070 gene encoding uncharacterized protein LOC109721070, which produces MANPLYKRIFSSATISTIMTILDDDDESIEAMMLLELESEPVANRVPRQRCRTRPFTGHQMLCDILSGHHERCCHHFRMSATTFIALRDALVERGLISSTRNMTADEQLGIFLYGVGHGVANRILAETFQHSGETISRHFNNVLRGIVRLKDDYIMLPSSNAAVHPRIRDNPNFHPFKNAIGAIDGTHIPVVVERSKQAPFRCRKGFTSQNMMAAVSFDLNFLFVCTGWEGSAADMRVLRWACERGGFVVPEGKYYLVDSGYANTEKFLAPYRGERYHINQFDASTRACIYRNPRDLYNHRHAQLRNVVERTFGILKKRFKILNVATPFSYKVQCLIAMACFIIHNFIRRHQTNDNIFSDEGPDEQYAENEGGVGDLVGVIEDSQNGEDLRANITNQLWNN; this is translated from the exons ATGGCGAACCcactatacaaaagaattttttcttCAGCGACCATATCCACCATTATGACAATATTAGATGACGATGATGAATCTATCGAGGCTATGATGCTACTTGAGTTAGAATCTGAACCAGTTGCAAATAGAGTACCCAGACAAAGGTGTCGGACTCGGCCGTTTACCGGACATCAAATGTTGTGTGATATCTTATCTGGTCATCATGAACGTTGCTGCCATCACTTTCGTATGAGTGCAACTACATTTATTGCACTCCGCGATGCTTTAGTCGAGAGGGGGTTAATAAGTAGCACAAGAAATATGACTGCTGATGAGCAGTTAGGCATATTTCTATATGGCGTAGGGCATGGCGTGGCAAACCGAATATTGGCGGAAACATTCCAACATTCCGGAGAAACCATCAGTAGGCATTTTAACAATGTACTACGCGGCATTGTGAGGCTAAAAGATGACTACATAATGTTGCCGTCAAGTAATGCTGCCGTGCATCCAAGAATTCGGGATAATCCAAATTTTCATCCTTTCAAG AATGCTATTGGTGCGATCGACGGAACACATATTCCAGTAGTGGTCGAAAGGAGTAAACAAGCACCATTTCGATGTCGAAAAGGGTTCacctcacaaaatatgatggctGCGGTGTCAtttgatcttaattttttatttgtatgcacAGGATGGGAAGGCTCTGCTGCCGATATGAGAGTACTTCGATGGGCATGCGAAAGAGGTGGTTTCGTTGTTCCCGAAG GCAAGTATTACTTAGTAGACTCGGGATATGCAAATACTGAAAAATTTCTTGCACCCTATAGAGGAGAGCGTTACCATATTAATCAGTTTGACGCAAGCACACGAGCCTGCATTTATCGAAATCCACGAGATTTGTATAACCACCGGCATGCTCAATTAAGGAATGTGGTTGAGAGGACATTTGGCATTTTGAAGAAGcgtttcaaaattctaaatgtaGCAACACCGTTTTCGTATAAAGTTCAATGCTTGATTGCTATGGCATGTTTtataatacataattttattcGCCGTCACCAAACAAATGATAACATTTTCTCTGATGAGGGTCCAGATGAACAGTACGCTGAAAATGAAGGTGGAGTGGGCGATTTAGTGGGAGTAATTGAGGACTCCCAAAATGGTGAGGATCTACGTGCTAATATTACAAATCAATTGTGGAACAATTGA